The sequence GAAATTTTTCCAAATTCAACGCCGTCAGCAGCAAAGTTAAAACGTTCCAAATTACGTTTCATTTCCTCGTACCATAAAGCAAGTTTTAGACCAAAAGTAGTTGGCTCCGCATGAACACCATGTGTACGTCCCATTGTTACGGTATATTTATGTTCTTTCGCTTTCTCGCCGATAATCGCAATGAAATTTTCCAAGTCTTTGCGCAAAATCTCATTCGCTTGTTTTAGCAGATAAGAATTCGCTGTATCCACTACGTCTGTTGAAGTTAAGCCATAATGAACCCATTTACGTTCCGCGCCAAGCGATTCCGAAACCGAACGTGTAAATGCTACTACATCATGTCTAGTTTCTAGTTCAATCTCATGAATACGATCCACATCAAACTTCGCATTAGCGCGAATCTTCGCAATGTCTTCTTTCGGAATGTCGCCAAGCTCTGCCCAAGCTTCACAAGCTAAAATCTCTACTTCCAGCCAAGCTTGGTAACGGTTTTGTTCTGTCCAAATATCGCCCATTTCTTTACGAGTATAACGTTCTAACATCCTTTTTAATTCCTCCAGTTACTTCCAAATTTGCGTTTCTTCTAAATCTTGTAAAACCGCTTTTGGTTCATCAGTCAGCACGGTGATATGTCCCATTTTGCGATTAATTTTCGCTTCTTTTTTGCCATAATAATGTACAAACCAATGAGGATAATTCACCATTTGTTTATTCACAGCATCGACATGTTGTCCTAAAATATTAATCATTAAAGCTGGTTTTAAAAGTTCTGGTTTCACGAGTGGCAATCCAACAATTGCTCGAATATGCTGTGTGAACTGAGAAATGGAACAAGCTTCAATCGTAAAATGCCCAGAGTTATGCGGTCTAGGAGCAAGTTCATTCACATAAATCGCCCCTGAACCAGTCACAAACATTTCTACTGCCAAAACACCACATAATTGAAGTACATCCGCTAATTTTCTAGCTATTTCTTCCGCTTCCTCATGCACGTCATCTGCCACATTTGCTGGAGCCGTAGTTGTATGCAAAATATTATTTACATGCAGGTTTTCTGCAACAGGGAACGTCTCTATTTGTCCATCTAAATTACGAGCAACAACGACAGAAATCTCTTTTTCAAAAGGAATCCAAGCTTCTAGTACACAAGAGCCGTATCTCAACAATCTCGCCGCTGTTTCAATATCCCTCTCATCATGAAGAACTACTTGGCCTTTCCCATCGTAACCACCCTGTGCTGTTTTTAAAACAGCAGGATAGCCAATACTCTTAATTTCGCTTTCAATTTCATCTTGTTCAACAATAACTGCGTATGGCGCAATATTAATATTAGCTGATTCCAAATAGGCTTTTTCTAAAATTCTATCTTGCGTAATCGAAAGCAATTCCGATCCTTGTGGAACTGATACTAAGTTCTGCGTCATTTTTAAAGCATCATAGTCAATATTTTCAAACTCATACGTAACTACATCTGCTTTTTCGGAAAGTTCGCGTAACGCTACTTTATCATCATAATCCGCGATAATTTGCTCATCGCTTACTTGAGCTGCTGGACAATCGGCAGTAGGATCAAGAACAATAATCCGATACCCCATCGCTTTCGCTGCAAGAGCAAGCATTCGCCCAAGTTGTCCACCACCAATGATACCAATAGTACTATTTGTCAGTAAAAATTTTTTATCCAAGAGAATCACTACTTTCTAGAACTGTTTCTTCTAGTGTAGCACGTCTTTTTTGTAATCTGTTAGTAATTGCATCGTCTGTTATAGATAAAATTTGTGCAGCTAGAAGTCCAGCATTGACCGCGCCGCTTTCTCCAATAGCTACTGTTGCTACCGGAACACCTCCAGGCATCTGTACAATAGAGAGTAACGAGTCCATTCCATTCAATGCTTTTGATTTAATTGGAACACCGATAACTGGTAAAGTCGTCTTTGCTGCAACCATACCCGGCAAATGCGCCGCACCACCAGCACCGGCAATAATAATTTTCAAACCACGTTCCCGCGCTTGTTCTGCATATTGAAACATTAAATCTGGTGTACGATGAGCTGAAATCACTTTTTTCTCATAAGCTATTTCTAATTCATCCAATACATCACATGCTTTTTTCATTGTATCCCAATCTGAGGTACTCCCCATAATGACACCAATTACAGCAGGCATTACGTGATCAACTCCTTAATAATCTCTTTTCAACTCCTTCATTCTAACAATAGGCACGATAAATGTCAACGAAAAATCGAACATTTAATTGTTACATTTTATTAACGTTCGTGTTTAGAGTCTATTTATTCTTTTTCCTTGCATTATGTACCCATTTTCACTAGATAAATAAAAAAAGAAGCTACCATCATAGGTAAGCTTCTCTTCATTTCCGAACTTGTTTGACCCAAAATCCACCGTGAATTTGTTTTGGTTCAGAGGAAACAATAAATGCACCACTATCAATTTCGATAATATGCTTATATAATTTCCGCTCATTCTTCCTCTGT comes from Listeria monocytogenes and encodes:
- the purK gene encoding 5-(carboxyamino)imidazole ribonucleotide synthase codes for the protein MDKKFLLTNSTIGIIGGGQLGRMLALAAKAMGYRIIVLDPTADCPAAQVSDEQIIADYDDKVALRELSEKADVVTYEFENIDYDALKMTQNLVSVPQGSELLSITQDRILEKAYLESANINIAPYAVIVEQDEIESEIKSIGYPAVLKTAQGGYDGKGQVVLHDERDIETAARLLRYGSCVLEAWIPFEKEISVVVARNLDGQIETFPVAENLHVNNILHTTTAPANVADDVHEEAEEIARKLADVLQLCGVLAVEMFVTGSGAIYVNELAPRPHNSGHFTIEACSISQFTQHIRAIVGLPLVKPELLKPALMINILGQHVDAVNKQMVNYPHWFVHYYGKKEAKINRKMGHITVLTDEPKAVLQDLEETQIWK
- the purE gene encoding 5-(carboxyamino)imidazole ribonucleotide mutase encodes the protein MPAVIGVIMGSTSDWDTMKKACDVLDELEIAYEKKVISAHRTPDLMFQYAEQARERGLKIIIAGAGGAAHLPGMVAAKTTLPVIGVPIKSKALNGMDSLLSIVQMPGGVPVATVAIGESGAVNAGLLAAQILSITDDAITNRLQKRRATLEETVLESSDSLG